The following is a genomic window from Halococcus sediminicola.
TGTATCTACTCGTGGTCGTCGCAGTCGTGCTCACCACGCCCGAACTGCTAGCGAGCGTACTGATTGGTGGAATAGGTGGAGCGCTCGGTATCACCGTCGGAATAGGCGTAGTAGCCGACGCCCGAAGCGAATCATAGCCACGAAATCGTCTCTCTGGTGGCTTCATGCGTATCCTGCCTGCGCCGACGGCCCCCTGTGGGCCGAAAGGAGACGCGATCATAGAGGATAATTTCGGTAGTGTCGCCAATTACACAATTGGAAAGAAGTATTAACGTTTGATGAGATATCAATATATGACCAGCGCTTGCATCGTTAAGGCGCGAATTCCTGCTGATGAGTTTGCATTCTACAAAGCGCTAAGTTCGCTACCGGGCATCGAATTTGAAGTCGAGCGCATCGTCCTGAGCGGTGACAAGGCACCCATGCCACTCTTCTGGATACGAAACGGCGAGCAGGAAGCTATCGAAGCTGCCATCAGCGACGACCCAAGCGTCCAGAATCTCACACTTCTCTCCGCATTTGAAGACGAACTACTCTATCGTATGGAATGGATTTCGGAGGTGAAGCCCGTTCTTCAGATACTGACAAATTCAAAGGCAACAATTACTGATGCGTTCGGCAACGATGGTCAGTGGATCCTTCGGATACTATATCCCAACCGTGAGTTACTGAGTAAGACTATAGAATACGCCGAACAAGAGGGATTGACCATTGAAATAGATGCTATTCGGAAGATGAGAGGCAAAACAGTTGGCCGATTCGGGTTGACTGAAGAACAGTTCGAAGCACTCGAAGCTGCCCACGAAACGGGCTACTTCGACATTCCGCGCGACACCGATCAGAATGAGCTTGCTGACAAGCTCGATATCTCCCACCAAGCACTCTCCGAACGACTCCGCCGCGCAACAGACGCGCTCATCGAGGATACACTACTGGTTAGGAAAGCAGAGGAATCAGACGGGCAGAAATAATCCACCGCTCGATTCTCCAGCAGTTGAGACGATAGTTCATCTATCGGTTGTGGCTAAGGCCACCGTTCAAAGACACACCTACGCCACAACACGACCGTATCGCCTCACGCGAACGCCGTCGCGTGACCGACGCGCTCCGACGCTCGCTACCGCGAGGCCAGCCCCGCAGTGGCTGGCGACTGCACCCGAGGTCTTACGGCCCCGGGGGGCCGTCGGCGCAGGCGGGATAAGTATGATCGCGATAGACCTGCCAGCTTCTGATTGTGCTGATTTGGCAGCGAACCTCGATCTCGTTCGACTGTGCTGTGACAGGCGAGCCGTCGCTGATGCTGCCGACCCGCACCGCAACGGGGGCCGCTCACCGCGGACCGCAGGACCGCACTACAATCGGGGGTCCATCCGTGCTGGTACTGCACCAGCAGTCCTGGATGTCAGGCTTCCATCGCAGTGGCGTCGTCGCACTCAGCCCTAACTCTAGCCAGTCGGATGTCGGGTGTCGCACTCGAGGTTTTCGCGCTGCTCACAGCAGTATCGCACCTCTTGTATATCAGGCCAGCACTCGTGGTCTTCGTTGTGCTCGCCAGCCAGTCGCTTGCGGTGTCTCGCAGCCAGCGGTTCTCGTCGGTCGTCGTCGGAGCTTCGCTTTCCTAGAACCCTAGCCGGCCTCAGCAGTTCCCCGCAGTTGATGTTCGCTGTCTCGCCTAGTTGTATCGGCTCGCTGGACCCCCGGCCGGCATTCGCGGTCTTCGTCGTCACCATAGCCGCTGCTCGCCTACTGGACCCCCATTGGTCGTCGCCAGTAGCATCCATCCTGTCGGCTGCTGTACTCGGCTGTACTCCCAGTAAGCCATCGTCGGTCATCATCGTCATCGTGCTCAGTTGCTCGCCCACTGGACCCCTGGTCTGCTGTTGCACTGCCTCGCCACTGGACCCCCAGTCGGCACTCGCTGTCAGCGCCATTCTCCCCCGGTGATTTCGGTCAGTCGCCGCTCAGTCCACACTCGAGATTTCCTGGATCACACTCGGCTACTCGCCACCTGACATCCCCCTTGCTGGTTACCACGCAGTCGGACATCCACCATTCTACTGTTACATCATCTCAGATATACATCCGGCATGGCACGGCGCTTATCTCAGCGCTCACACCCGCTGGTTGCTCACCAGACATCCAGGGCTCGCTCAGTCAGCGCCACACCGCCATCCGGCCGGGCATGGCTACGGGGCTGTTGCCAGCACCGCCGCGGCGGCACCCGCTCACTCGGACCCACATCACTACAAAAGCTCTCACCACAGGGAGGGGGTCCCCCATGCGGGTGTGTCGGCGTTGCTGATTTGAGGTCAATTAACCTCTAATTATTGATGGTGTGGAGGGTGTTAGATGGCAACCTATTTGAGCTTGTGGAGGGTGTTAGAGGGTATGGGAGAGGCGGAGCAGACAGATACGGAGACGCTTGAAGCGCTAGTTGAAAAGACACGCGGGCCTCGTGAAACAATTCTCGCCGGTCTCCGCTTCTACGGTGGGGAGGCAGACACGCAACGACTACGCCGCTACGAAGATGTGCCTTCTCGAAGCTATCATTTCAAAAAGTTGGAAGAGCAAGGATTGACGGAAGAAGTGGGCAGCGAGGATGCTTCGCAAGGTGGGGATGCCGCCAAGGAATATCGGCTGACTGATCTCGGTCAGGAGGTGGTTGAAGCGTTGGATGAAACAAGTGGTACCTCGACCGTCACAGAAATCGAAGAACGTCTCGATCAGGCTGAGGAATCCATCGATCAGATAAATGACCTACTCATAGATATGGCCGTGCATACTGGGATTTTCGACGAAGATCAAGCAGCGGAGTATCGCAAGAAGAATGGAATCGAGTCAGCCTAAGTAATCTTCAAACTTCTCAGTCATCTCCTCACTGCTTTGTCCACTTTCGTTTTGATCTGTGGGTTTGGCCTCCTCTGATTCCTCTGACTCGTCCGTTTCAGTGCTGATATCCACCTGCTCGTCGCTGGTAGATTCACTCCTCTCAGCGCCGCCGTCAGATATCGTTGGTTCTCCTCCCGCTGTACTCGTTGGAGTCGATGGGATGGTACTCTCGCTGTCGGCTGATTCATCTATCAGTGATAGGATTAGCTCTGAGAGCGGTCGATTCTGTTCATCCGGCCGGTAGAGTTCGAGATCCGCTGGCGAGAGCGGTATCTTCTCACCGTCCTCGTCGCGTTCACGCTTCGGTACGGTGATGATGTCCCATTCAGCAGCGCCCGCATCGCCACCGTCGAACTCGTATTCGGGGATGGCCGGCGGCTTGATCGTCCGGTCGCCACTGGAAGGATAGGCGCTGGCGTCGTTATAGATGTCTGATGCCGTGTCGAAGCGGGCGTGCTCGGTGCCGTCGTTATCGCGGAGAATGTACTGGCCGGTCTGCTCGTCGTAGACCCACACGTTATCGGATGCACCGGGACGGGTGATCTGCTGACCGTCGATGCTGAGGCTGTTTGTGAACGTGTAGAAACGCTTCTCACCCTCGACGGAGTGGTTGTCACGAGCACACGGTTCCTCACCGGCCACCGTGTCGTAGATCGCGTTGGCTTCTCCCGGCCGGCAGATGAACAGGCACCGATGGCCCGCGTTATGCGCTTGTGCGAGGTTTGAGATCGTTTGCGAGGGCTGGGTCTGTCCGGTCGAGTGTTCGGACTCGATGAACGCATCCTGCGTCCCGGCGAGACGGTCGAGGATTGCGTGTTCATCGCGATAGTTGTTGATTCGGTTGGCTACCCGGTCGTGATCGTCAACATCGAGATCGTCCAGATAGAGCGCGTCATCGAGCTTGGCGAGACCGTCGGGCATGGCCCCGCCCGTCTGCTCGGGAATGTCGAAGACGAAGCCCAACTGTGTAAACGGTACGTAGGCGTCGGCCATCTGTTCCCAGTGCTCTTTCCCGCCGTCGTTTTCCTTGTCGCCAATGTTCATGAAGCCCGTATCGAGCGCTTTCACTTCGGTCTGGACCTCCTCACCCTCCTCGATGATATTTTCGCGGTCGGCGAGGTAGGCATCCGAGATTTCTTGGAAGACCTTGCGCCATGCTTGCCCGACGTTGTTGATCTGCTCGCCACCGGGGAGATACCGACGCAACCGGTCAAGACAGTCCTCGACAGCGACGTACTCGCCGGGGTTGCCCTGCCGCACTGACTCGTCGTAGACGACTTTCAGCGCGCGATTGCGAACGCGCTTGTCTTCCATATCGAGTTCGTCTGGCAGCACTGCGTCGGCGTTGATCGTGCCGGTGCCAGTGCCGCCGGTCGCGTCGATCAGCATCTCGTCTTTGATGTCGCTGGTCGAACGGGCGGGCTGGCCGTAGCGCTCCTGTGATTCGGCGATTAGCGCGTCGGTTTCCTCGTCAGAACGCACTTTCTCGTCGGAGAGCGATTCCGGCGCTGGCGGGAATGTCCGAACCTTGTAGGAGTCGGTTTTGTCGTTCTGATCGTCGTGGGTCCGCATGTAGATGCGGAACTGCGACAGCTCCTCGATGTCCTCGCCGTCGATGTTTTTCGAGTGCTGGTGAGCGATGTCCTTCGCATCTTCAGGATCACCGGGATCGAACGTCAGGAACGTTTTACAGTTGCCGCGAATCGCTTTCTGAATGCTTTGGGGAATGCCAATGTCGTCGCCACCACCCGTATCGAGGTTCTGAGCCGCGAACGTCAGCGAGAGATCGAATGCACGCGCCTCTCGCAGGATGTTGTGGATGTTCGACTGTTCGGAGACCACTTTGTCGAACTCGTCACAGACGACATAGAACTGCGGCGGGTCCGGGCGGTCGTCGCGGTTGGTCTGCTCGCGGATCGACACCCACAGCCGACGGATGAGCGCGGTTGTAACGAGGCGCTTCGGCGTGTCCGCACCCGAACTATTTCGCACAACGATGATCTTGCCATCACGAACGATGTCGTCGATCGAGATCGTTGTGGATGGATGGCTGGCGACCGAGCGGATGGTACTCGAAAAGATCCATTCCCAGAGCCGCCGAAATAGTGGTTCGAGGTCGTCTTGTGAGTATTCGGCGATCACATGGGTCGCCTGCTGAATCCACTCGATGCGCTCCTCGCCCATCATCTCGTGGATGCGTTGGCGGCCTTCCTCGTCGGCGAGCAGGAACGCCATATCGAGCATCGTCACGGTCTCGTCGGTGCGGACTTGGTACTCGGCGAGGCCACGGACGACCGCGCGGGTAATGCCGCTCATGCGGGGTCCCCAACTGCTGCCGTCACCGGATTGGGCCAGCAGTGCCTCGAAATCGTCTGCGAGAGCGCTGACGGCACTATCGAAGGCCTGACTCTCGGGGTCGGGGTCTTCGAGTGGGATTTCGAGGAAATTGAAGCCGACCTCGTATTCGGCGTCCGCACCGATGTCGATGAATACGAGGTCTTCTTCGCGATGGTCGGGCAGCAGCCGAACGACATCCTTGGCGTCCTGTCCTTTCGGATCGAAGAACAGCCCGCCGTGGCCGCGTTGCATGATCTGATAGAAGAAGTTGGTCAGCAGCGTGGTTTTGCCGACACCCGTAGAGCCGCCGACGAACTGGTGAACGTTCAATATATCGGGTTCGACGCCGGCTTCGACCTCGCTGCGCATGCCGTAGCCATACCAGTAGGGTTTGGCCGGATCGGTCGTCGAAAGCAGCGCGCGCTGACGCTCGGTGAGCGAAGCCGTAGCCCTGTCGAGGCCGACTTCATCCCAATCAAACCGGGGTGTGCGTGGTGGAACTCCTTGTCCGGCGGCGGACATCGAGTGGTCGAACTGTTGGAGAGCGAGGTCGGTTGGGATTTTGCAGACTCCGGTGAGCGTGTCCACGGGGAAGGTCATTTTGCGGTCGGTGTATTCGCGGCTGGCGGCGTGCTGAAGCACGCGGTGAAGCTTCTTGCCGGAGGGGTTGACCGGGACGAATCCCTGCTGGAATCGGCTATCGTAGAAGTTGCGGAACATCCCGGCCGTGTCCTGGACGCGCTTCTGGGCTTCCTCGCGGTCGTCGCTGACGGCGATGATGCGGATGCAGAGATGGTAGCCGCGCATGCCGCGCTGCTGATCTAGCAGTTGGGCAACGTCCGACCGGCTGGCGGTTGGTTCCTCGCCCGTCCCGGTGAACCGACTCCTGCCACTGCCACCGTTGCGCTCCTGCTCACGAATTTCCCGGCGCTCCTCTCGACGGCGCTGGCGTTCGGTCATGCCGGC
Proteins encoded in this region:
- a CDS encoding type IV secretory system conjugative DNA transfer family protein; this translates as MGLTSFFSGDSEPSVIEADDTLATDLYDRSRDARLQTVRPYKNTENGLERGMKLLTALHDPDTGMLGMRNKSEPFAFELHYGAETELLQSRVATKSDERFELVDRQVQSHYGDSDTREIDPAFLEIQPGQYVSGTTLQLRQREEFERLRPIRNFRLDPEHFEIGPFRSIAREMVGAAHRPDCDVLVQSVIKPAVSTAKWNRNNWWYGIDQTIDSVTGKDSGGSMDWGEVGKSIAEPFQRAGMTERQRRREERREIREQERNGGSGRSRFTGTGEEPTASRSDVAQLLDQQRGMRGYHLCIRIIAVSDDREEAQKRVQDTAGMFRNFYDSRFQQGFVPVNPSGKKLHRVLQHAASREYTDRKMTFPVDTLTGVCKIPTDLALQQFDHSMSAAGQGVPPRTPRFDWDEVGLDRATASLTERQRALLSTTDPAKPYWYGYGMRSEVEAGVEPDILNVHQFVGGSTGVGKTTLLTNFFYQIMQRGHGGLFFDPKGQDAKDVVRLLPDHREEDLVFIDIGADAEYEVGFNFLEIPLEDPDPESQAFDSAVSALADDFEALLAQSGDGSSWGPRMSGITRAVVRGLAEYQVRTDETVTMLDMAFLLADEEGRQRIHEMMGEERIEWIQQATHVIAEYSQDDLEPLFRRLWEWIFSSTIRSVASHPSTTISIDDIVRDGKIIVVRNSSGADTPKRLVTTALIRRLWVSIREQTNRDDRPDPPQFYVVCDEFDKVVSEQSNIHNILREARAFDLSLTFAAQNLDTGGGDDIGIPQSIQKAIRGNCKTFLTFDPGDPEDAKDIAHQHSKNIDGEDIEELSQFRIYMRTHDDQNDKTDSYKVRTFPPAPESLSDEKVRSDEETDALIAESQERYGQPARSTSDIKDEMLIDATGGTGTGTINADAVLPDELDMEDKRVRNRALKVVYDESVRQGNPGEYVAVEDCLDRLRRYLPGGEQINNVGQAWRKVFQEISDAYLADRENIIEEGEEVQTEVKALDTGFMNIGDKENDGGKEHWEQMADAYVPFTQLGFVFDIPEQTGGAMPDGLAKLDDALYLDDLDVDDHDRVANRINNYRDEHAILDRLAGTQDAFIESEHSTGQTQPSQTISNLAQAHNAGHRCLFICRPGEANAIYDTVAGEEPCARDNHSVEGEKRFYTFTNSLSIDGQQITRPGASDNVWVYDEQTGQYILRDNDGTEHARFDTASDIYNDASAYPSSGDRTIKPPAIPEYEFDGGDAGAAEWDIITVPKRERDEDGEKIPLSPADLELYRPDEQNRPLSELILSLIDESADSESTIPSTPTSTAGGEPTISDGGAERSESTSDEQVDISTETDESEESEEAKPTDQNESGQSSEEMTEKFEDYLG
- a CDS encoding helix-turn-helix domain-containing protein: MTSACIVKARIPADEFAFYKALSSLPGIEFEVERIVLSGDKAPMPLFWIRNGEQEAIEAAISDDPSVQNLTLLSAFEDELLYRMEWISEVKPVLQILTNSKATITDAFGNDGQWILRILYPNRELLSKTIEYAEQEGLTIEIDAIRKMRGKTVGRFGLTEEQFEALEAAHETGYFDIPRDTDQNELADKLDISHQALSERLRRATDALIEDTLLVRKAEESDGQK